The Puntigrus tetrazona isolate hp1 chromosome 3, ASM1883169v1, whole genome shotgun sequence nucleotide sequence TGGATCCATAATAAATGAAGGCTACGTCAACCATGGCAGTGAGAGGCTCTACTGCGTTTTCAACAAGAACAACAACGCCTGCAACTACGGAACCACCATCGGGCTCATAGCATTTCTAGCATGCATTTTCTTCGTTATCCTTGACATAAAGTTCCAACAAATCAGCAGTATTAAAGACAGGAAGAAGGCAGTGATGCTGGACATTGGATTTTCAGGTAAGCAATTAGAGCATGCCAAAACAGACCGAGACTCTCTCAGTGACTGCTATTTTTAAGCTGTGAATTGTTCAAGGGGTTACATCTGAaatctcacacacgcacacaaacataaCGAGACACCAAAATATCTTGAGTTTAGGACACACGCTTAttgggtttattttttaagattaattgTTGTTTCTTGTCATAACTATGCAAATATCTGATTTTAAAACCAGTATCATAGCTATTAAACCCTTTCTTGTCATGATTTTAACCTCAGAGTGATTTCAAATGGTtgattttgtggtggctgtgctttaaattaaatgatccCATGGCTCATGCTCGATTCTGACTGGTTAGTCGTCACATAAGGTACATATGTTATTCCCCGATAACAACTGGTAAAAGTACACTACTTATTGAATTTTAAATAGGGTAACTTACATTTCCAACgtaaccttcccaacactgATGATCTCCACAGAATTGATCTGTACTTAAGATgccttaagatgtttttttttgtatttgtttgtgtaaacaacATGGGAGCGGGATAGTAAAATGAAATCAGTgctgtaatatattaatatagttgTGTTTTGTGAATGATTACAGGTTTCTGGGCGTTTTTGTGGTTCGTTTGTTTCTGCTTCTTGGCCAACCAATGGCAGAACACCACCCCAGATGAGCTGCCCTTAAATCAGGGAGCGGATGCTGCCAGAGCTGCCATTACCTTCTCCTTCTTCTCCATCTTCACCTGGGTAAATGAGCATAACTATCTctacacagaaatgaaaacacattttattgtcATGTCGTGTGACTGATGTTCATTTTCAAATCTAAAAGAGAAATGGCAGGATATGCAGTCCATTTCAGTTGTTATAGCATGACCTATCTCATTGACATTAGCTTGCTCTACATACTGGTTTCAGCCCTCGGGGGATGTGGGAACATATAATAGAATTACTTCCTTTTCCCTTGCCGTCATGAATGAGGATGAGAATAGTGTTTGGTGTCGTGTTCTGATGTGAAGGAAACCCAGGCTATTTCTTACAGTTACTGAAgtgaaatgtatgtattttcttGGTCTTTAGCAGTTGTTACGTCAATTGCTAAAACACTACCATTgagaattatttataaatttctAATATCTTTGTGTAGACCGTGGCACACTacgaactttctattcatcaaagaatcctagaAAAACTctcctcaaaaatattaagaagcagctttttaaaaattatattagattataatataataaaatattatataataaatattatcatgtatat carries:
- the syngr3a gene encoding synaptogyrin-3a, whose translation is MDGVGSFGAGRAGAAFDPIAFIQQPQTILRILSWVFAMVVFGSIINEGYVNHGSERLYCVFNKNNNACNYGTTIGLIAFLACIFFVILDIKFQQISSIKDRKKAVMLDIGFSGFWAFLWFVCFCFLANQWQNTTPDELPLNQGADAARAAITFSFFSIFTWAGLTVRAVQKYMLGTDMSLFTTEHIDGNPPVQPYPTGTSTDPNDTYQSPPFTENLDSNTPTYQVPIY